Proteins encoded by one window of Lathyrus oleraceus cultivar Zhongwan6 chromosome 1, CAAS_Psat_ZW6_1.0, whole genome shotgun sequence:
- the LOC127122456 gene encoding uncharacterized protein LOC127122456, whose amino-acid sequence MEEHVIAMEGSNIPFLRKPRSVISDSERLEKVTLSSLALCLVLVIFFALKISTFGDKFMTKHESPISIIVTSFVLYAQISLLGIIVNHPVNKSIFVILFMLLPLTATSVIIMIIVSWTAAITIFISWMIVIATIVYINWEEIFNVNIVVLNTFGCITATICLISLLWNFYCMLDALHS is encoded by the exons ATGGAAGAACACGTGATTGCAATGGAAGGATCTAATATTCCATTTCTACGTAAACCAAG GTCCGTTATTAGCGACAGTGAGAGGTTGGAGAAAGTAACTTTGAGCTCATTGGCATTATGCTTGGTATTGGTAATCTTTTTTGCACTAAAGATATCAACATTTGGTGATAAGTTCATGACAAAACATGAATCACCCATTTCGATTATTGTCACCTCTTTTGTTTTATATGCTCAAATATCTCTACTTGGTATTATAGTAAACCACCCAGTTAACAAGAGCATCTTCGTAATCTTATTCATGCTGCTTCCATTAACTGCAACATCAGTTATAATAATGATCATCGTTTCATGGACTGCTGCTATCACCATATTCATATCATGGATGATCGTAATTGCAACGATTGTTTATATTAACTGGGAAGAGATCTTCAATGTAAATATAGTTGTTTTGAATACATTTGGATGTATAACAGCAACGATTTGTCTCATTTCCTTACTTTGGAACTTTTATTGCATGTTGGATGCTTTACATTCTTAA